From the genome of Pukyongia salina, one region includes:
- a CDS encoding outer membrane protein codes for MKKIALIFVLFLGFTAHSQGLYVEVGKVDSNFKFTNSEGEELANLQHTTQNYMEAGYRRQVFTEGFNVALGLNYNSYGSVGSDNSLNNFFEWDADYLGIVLGFDYALFDIDKLEFHLKATTSLEFMLQGTQTINNQVINLTDTEEFDDNAIFFRGGAGLSYPLTETSSIYLQYLYGQSLGMNDDNNGSTSQEELKINTHMVGIGIRIAIPSKDTDEDNNEESEE; via the coding sequence ATGAAAAAAATCGCACTAATATTCGTCCTCTTTTTAGGTTTCACTGCCCATTCTCAAGGCCTTTACGTTGAGGTTGGGAAGGTAGATTCGAATTTCAAATTCACCAATTCAGAAGGAGAGGAACTTGCCAACCTGCAGCATACTACACAAAATTATATGGAGGCAGGTTATCGCCGGCAGGTGTTTACCGAAGGATTTAATGTGGCCTTGGGCCTCAATTATAACAGCTACGGATCTGTGGGTAGCGACAATTCCCTGAACAATTTCTTTGAATGGGATGCGGATTACCTGGGGATCGTCCTTGGGTTCGATTATGCATTGTTCGACATAGACAAGCTGGAATTTCATTTAAAAGCTACCACCTCGCTAGAGTTTATGTTGCAAGGAACACAAACTATCAACAACCAGGTGATCAATTTAACCGATACCGAAGAATTTGACGACAATGCTATTTTCTTTCGTGGAGGTGCGGGCTTAAGCTACCCTCTTACCGAGACCAGCAGCATCTACTTACAGTATTTGTATGGTCAAAGCCTTGGAATGAACGACGATAACAACGGCAGCACGAGCCAGGAAGAATTAAAGATAAACACACATATGGTGGGAATAGGGATACGAATTGCAATTCCATCCAAAGACACCGATGAAGATAACAACGAAGAATCTGAAGAATAA
- a CDS encoding T9SS type A sorting domain-containing protein translates to MKRSVLITLLCLLVAGLNAQELVRSTVGVSGTSSQLKSGDKTYTVQQSVGQSSVIGLYTANSLAIRQGFIQPPIKILSTGGDNDDLIDAIIYPNPFTSDIRIVFNETLEGGIDIIIYDMLGRVVHNMNTRAGKEINLDLSFLASAQYVLLLTSEKRQFKANILKN, encoded by the coding sequence ATGAAACGATCTGTATTAATAACATTGCTCTGCTTGCTAGTAGCAGGCCTGAATGCTCAGGAACTGGTACGATCAACGGTGGGCGTATCGGGTACATCCTCGCAGCTTAAAAGCGGGGATAAAACCTATACTGTTCAGCAAAGTGTTGGGCAGTCGAGTGTTATTGGACTCTACACTGCCAACAGCCTGGCCATACGACAGGGATTTATTCAGCCTCCCATTAAGATTTTAAGCACCGGAGGTGACAACGATGATCTAATCGATGCGATAATCTATCCAAACCCTTTTACCAGCGATATTCGGATTGTTTTCAATGAGACTCTGGAAGGTGGGATCGATATCATAATTTATGATATGCTCGGCAGGGTTGTACACAACATGAACACCAGAGCCGGGAAGGAGATAAATCTAGATCTATCATTTTTAGCGAGCGCACAGTACGTGCTGCTTCTTACTTCAGAAAAAAGACAATTTAAGGCAAACATCTTGAAAAATTAA